A genomic segment from Carassius auratus strain Wakin chromosome 25, ASM336829v1, whole genome shotgun sequence encodes:
- the LOC113043309 gene encoding galactose-specific lectin nattectin-like: MAMLRCLLLLITIYSMINAEDEKCPNGWTHFGVRCYKYFSEAFNWITAERFCQTYDANLASVHNKLDNDHLLSLVPSFTRFWVGAQDGEQEGQWIWSDGSLFNYTSWCSGEPNNVGNEEHCLELAYSSNNCWNDLTCSVQLAFVCAKKIKDHKKSSYSIVT, encoded by the exons ATGGCAATGCTGAGATGTCTTCTGCTTCTTATCACTATTTATTCCATGATTAATGCGGAAG ATGAAAAATGCCCCAATGGATGGACACATTTTGGAGTCAGATGCTACAAGTACTTCTCTGAGGCATTTAACTGGATCACTGCGGAG AGATTCTGTCAAACGTATGATGCAAATCTTGCTTCTGTGCATAATAAATTGGACAATGATCATCTGCTGAGCCTGGTGCCTTCTTTCACACGTTTTTGGGTTGGCGCTCAGGATGGTGAACAA GAAGGACAGTGGATTTGGAGTGATGGAAGTCTCTTTAATTACACCAGCTGGTGTTCTGGAGAACCTAACAATGTAGGAAATGAAGAGCACTGCCTGGAGCTGGCCTATAGCT CTAACAATTGCTGGAACGATCTGACATGTTCAGTACAACTTGCCTTTGTTTGTGCAAAAAAGATCAAAGATCACAAGAAGTCATCCTACTCCATTGTTACATGA